A genomic window from Candidatus Kouleothrix ribensis includes:
- the uidA gene encoding beta-glucuronidase gives MLYPIQNDRRNTLDLSGIWDFRIDPDEAGEREGWFNGLHGARPIAVPGSWNEQYEDLFNYLDLAWYVKRTYVPASWRGQRIFIRVGSACYYGTIYVNGVKVGEHAGGHLPFAFEITSLVQWGAENTIAISVENQLKPTRVPSGNMNTALGPFASFPRTTYDFFPFAGIHRPVVLYSVPQVSIDDLTVVTELDGAAGLVRVSVRLNTPAPSAGTLTLSDGVGHSIQAQLAFQDGQAEATLRVPQARLWSDKDPYLYDLTVATEQDRYTLKVGIRTIAVQGGQILLNGRPVQLNGYGRHEDFIASGKGLNQPLMVKDYALMRWTGANSYRTSHYPYSEEEMQLADREGFLIIDEIPAVSLQFESEENAAERLRMCLQQLDELVARDKNHPSVVMWCVANEPMPASLNLSSLGAAPADDPSVARGKQFLETLLAHTRALDSSRLVTLVTVMGGPEAWMEQADVICMNRYWGWYVLGGQLGEARAALERELDRVWATFKRPVIMTEFGADTMAGMHGHPNVMWTEEYQADYMRMHLEVAAARDYIAGMQVWNFADFAAVQSIMRVGGLNMKGIFTRTRQPKLAAQVLREFWVTRALAEQAELEPAAVA, from the coding sequence ATGCTGTACCCGATACAAAACGACCGGCGCAACACGCTCGACCTCTCGGGCATCTGGGATTTTCGCATCGACCCCGACGAGGCCGGCGAGCGCGAGGGCTGGTTCAATGGCCTGCACGGCGCGCGCCCGATCGCGGTGCCGGGCAGCTGGAACGAGCAGTACGAGGATCTCTTCAACTATCTCGACCTGGCCTGGTATGTCAAGCGCACCTATGTGCCGGCCAGCTGGCGCGGCCAGCGCATCTTTATCCGCGTTGGCTCGGCCTGCTACTATGGCACGATCTACGTCAATGGCGTGAAGGTCGGCGAGCACGCGGGCGGCCACCTGCCCTTCGCCTTCGAGATCACCAGCCTGGTGCAGTGGGGCGCCGAGAACACGATTGCGATCAGCGTCGAGAACCAGCTGAAGCCTACGCGTGTGCCGTCGGGCAATATGAACACCGCGCTTGGGCCGTTCGCCAGCTTCCCGCGCACCACCTACGATTTCTTCCCGTTCGCCGGCATCCACCGGCCGGTGGTGCTGTATAGCGTGCCGCAGGTGTCCATCGATGATCTGACGGTGGTGACGGAGCTCGATGGCGCGGCCGGGCTGGTGCGCGTGAGCGTGCGGCTGAATACGCCGGCGCCCAGCGCGGGCACGCTCACCCTCAGCGATGGCGTGGGTCATAGCATCCAGGCGCAGCTCGCGTTTCAGGATGGCCAGGCCGAGGCGACGCTGCGCGTGCCGCAGGCGCGGCTATGGTCGGACAAAGACCCCTATCTGTATGATCTGACCGTCGCGACCGAACAGGATCGCTATACACTGAAGGTCGGCATCCGCACGATCGCGGTGCAAGGCGGCCAGATCCTACTGAATGGCCGGCCGGTGCAGCTCAACGGCTATGGTCGCCACGAGGACTTTATCGCCAGCGGCAAGGGCCTGAACCAGCCCTTGATGGTAAAGGATTATGCGCTGATGCGCTGGACCGGCGCCAACAGCTACCGCACGTCACACTACCCTTATAGCGAAGAAGAAATGCAGCTGGCCGACCGCGAGGGCTTCCTGATCATCGACGAGATCCCGGCCGTCAGCCTGCAGTTCGAAAGCGAGGAAAACGCCGCCGAGCGCCTGCGCATGTGCCTTCAGCAGCTCGATGAGCTGGTCGCGCGCGATAAGAACCACCCCAGCGTGGTGATGTGGTGCGTGGCGAATGAACCCATGCCCGCCAGCCTGAACCTGTCGAGCCTGGGCGCCGCGCCCGCAGACGACCCGTCGGTGGCGCGTGGCAAGCAGTTCCTCGAAACCCTGCTGGCGCACACCCGCGCGCTCGATAGCAGCCGCCTGGTGACGCTGGTGACCGTGATGGGCGGCCCCGAGGCCTGGATGGAGCAGGCCGATGTGATCTGCATGAACCGCTACTGGGGCTGGTATGTGCTGGGCGGCCAGCTGGGCGAGGCGCGCGCCGCGCTTGAGCGCGAGCTCGATCGGGTCTGGGCGACCTTCAAGCGGCCGGTGATCATGACCGAGTTTGGCGCCGACACCATGGCCGGCATGCACGGCCACCCCAATGTGATGTGGACCGAGGAGTACCAGGCCGACTACATGCGCATGCACCTCGAGGTGGCCGCCGCGCGCGATTATATCGCCGGGATGCAGGTGTGGAATTTCGCCGACTTTGCGGCCGTGCAGAGTATCATGCGCGTGGGCGGGCTGAATATGAAGGGCATCTTCACCCGCACACGCCAGCCCAAGCTGGCTGCGCAGGTGCTGCGCGAGTTCTGGGTAACGCGGGCGCTGGCCGAGCAGGCCGAGCTTGAGCCGGCGGCGGTGGCTTAG
- a CDS encoding SDR family oxidoreductase — protein sequence MQNLHDLFSLEGQVAIVTGGTGVLGGVMARGLAQAGAKVGVLGRRRAQAEATVALLESAGGAGLPLVADVLDRAQLEAACDAVLAEWGRLDILVNAAGGNMPAATLAPGRSFFDLPVEGMEPVIALNLQGTLLPSQVFGAALARAGQGCIVNISSMAAQRAMTRVVGYGLAKAAVENATRWLAVELARAYGGALRVNAIAPGFFVGEQNRALLLHDDGTLTPRGQTIIDHTPAGRFGAPDELVSTLVWLCGPGARFVNGVVVPVDGGFSAFSGV from the coding sequence ATGCAAAACCTACACGATCTCTTCAGCCTGGAAGGGCAGGTGGCAATCGTCACGGGCGGCACGGGCGTGCTTGGCGGCGTGATGGCGCGCGGGCTAGCGCAGGCCGGCGCGAAGGTTGGCGTGCTGGGCCGCCGGCGCGCGCAGGCCGAGGCTACCGTGGCGCTGCTTGAGTCGGCGGGCGGCGCCGGGCTGCCGCTGGTTGCCGATGTGCTCGACCGGGCGCAGCTCGAGGCCGCGTGCGACGCAGTGCTGGCCGAGTGGGGCCGGCTCGATATTCTGGTCAATGCCGCCGGCGGTAACATGCCGGCCGCAACACTCGCGCCGGGACGATCGTTCTTCGACTTGCCGGTTGAGGGCATGGAGCCGGTGATCGCGCTGAACCTGCAGGGCACGCTGCTGCCGAGCCAGGTGTTTGGCGCGGCGCTGGCGCGCGCCGGCCAGGGCTGCATCGTCAATATCTCCTCGATGGCGGCGCAGCGCGCCATGACCCGCGTGGTCGGCTACGGCCTGGCCAAGGCCGCCGTCGAGAACGCCACGCGCTGGCTGGCGGTCGAGCTGGCGCGCGCATACGGCGGCGCGCTGCGTGTGAACGCAATCGCGCCAGGCTTCTTCGTGGGCGAGCAGAACCGCGCGCTGCTGCTGCACGACGATGGGACGCTCACGCCGCGCGGCCAGACGATCATCGACCACACGCCGGCCGGCCGCTTTGGCGCGCCCGACGAGCTGGTCAGCACGCTGGTCTGGCTGTGTGGGCCAGGCGCGCGCTTCGTCAATGGCGTGGTGGTGCCGGTCGACGGCGGCTTTAGCGCGTTTAGCGGCGTGTGA
- the uxaC gene encoding glucuronate isomerase, which produces MPATPWALSPDRCFSADPAQRTIARQLYATVQGLPIVSPHGHVPPALLADPAARLGTPTELLIIPDHYIFRMLYSQGVALEDLGIPSRDGTPVEADHRKIWQRFAEHFYLFRGTPTGLWLADALVNLFGVTERLNADSAQRIYDHLEAQLAREEFRPRALFGRFKLELLATTDAATDSLEHHRRLHADGLPSVIPTFRPDALVNLEQPAWRGQIEALSNVSGIDVVDYASYIRALEQRRAFFRQIGALATDHATLTPYTARLGHTAADTIFQRALAGQASHDDATQFSGHMLIEFARMSAEDGLVMQLHAGSLRNHNAALFARFGADMGADIPVATEWTRNLQPLLKAYGNDPRLRLILFTLDESSYSRELAPLAGHYPALRLGPPWWFFDSVNGIRRYLDRVIETAGLYNTAGFNDDTRAFASIPARHDVWRRVSCDWLAGLVVQGLIAEDEAAEMALDCASGLARRAYKLG; this is translated from the coding sequence ATGCCAGCTACACCGTGGGCGCTCTCGCCCGACCGCTGCTTTAGCGCGGATCCGGCCCAGCGCACGATCGCGCGCCAGCTGTATGCGACGGTGCAGGGTCTGCCGATCGTCAGCCCGCACGGCCATGTGCCGCCCGCGCTGCTGGCCGATCCTGCCGCACGATTAGGCACGCCAACCGAGCTGTTGATCATCCCCGACCACTACATCTTTCGCATGCTCTACAGCCAGGGCGTCGCGCTGGAAGATCTGGGCATCCCCAGCCGCGATGGCACGCCAGTCGAGGCCGATCACAGAAAGATCTGGCAGCGCTTCGCCGAGCACTTCTATCTGTTTCGCGGCACGCCAACCGGGCTGTGGCTGGCTGATGCGCTGGTCAATCTGTTCGGCGTAACCGAGCGGCTGAACGCCGACAGCGCGCAGCGAATCTACGATCACCTGGAAGCGCAGCTGGCGCGGGAGGAGTTCCGGCCGCGCGCGCTGTTCGGGCGCTTCAAGCTTGAGCTGCTGGCTACCACCGATGCCGCCACCGACTCGCTCGAACACCACCGCAGGCTCCACGCCGACGGCCTGCCCAGCGTGATTCCGACGTTCCGCCCAGACGCGCTCGTGAACCTGGAGCAACCGGCCTGGCGCGGCCAGATCGAGGCGCTCAGCAATGTGTCGGGCATCGACGTGGTCGACTACGCCAGCTACATCCGCGCGCTCGAGCAGCGGCGCGCCTTCTTCAGGCAGATCGGCGCGCTGGCCACCGATCACGCCACGCTCACGCCCTACACGGCGCGCCTGGGCCACACTGCCGCCGACACGATCTTCCAGCGCGCGCTGGCCGGCCAGGCCAGCCACGACGACGCGACCCAGTTCAGCGGGCATATGCTGATCGAGTTCGCACGTATGAGCGCCGAGGATGGCCTGGTGATGCAGCTGCACGCCGGTAGCCTGCGCAACCATAACGCGGCGCTGTTCGCGCGCTTCGGTGCGGATATGGGCGCCGACATCCCGGTTGCGACCGAGTGGACCCGCAACCTGCAGCCGCTGCTCAAGGCCTACGGCAACGATCCGCGCTTGCGCCTGATCCTGTTTACGCTCGACGAGAGCAGCTACAGCCGCGAGCTGGCCCCGCTGGCCGGCCACTACCCGGCGCTGCGGCTCGGCCCACCCTGGTGGTTCTTCGATAGTGTGAACGGCATACGCCGCTACCTCGACCGCGTAATCGAGACGGCCGGGCTCTACAATACCGCCGGCTTCAACGACGACACGCGCGCCTTCGCCTCGATCCCCGCGCGCCACGATGTCTGGCGGCGCGTGAGCTGCGACTGGCTGGCAGGCCTGGTGGTGCAGGGGCTGATCGCCGAAGACGAGGCTGCCGAGATGGCGCTCGATTGCGCTAGTGGCCTGGCCAGGCGCGCCTATAAGCTTGGCTAG
- a CDS encoding DUF2088 domain-containing protein, which yields MVLGTGSINATLASTQVQELLALALAPLPIDGKRVLVIIPDGTRTAPIPLLFRLLYEQIGRRVARLDYLIALGTHAPMGEDAIEKLVGVSAAERAARYPNVTVFNHRWDQPEALQTIGTIERAEAALLTGGLLADAVPVVLNRLIFEYDQLIICGPVFPHEVAGFSGGAKYLFPGIAGAEIINFTHWLGALATSMHTIGVKDTPVRRVIHRAAAFVPQPLLCIALVLAGPALHGLYIGPHEQAWSAAADLSAQLNVLSLPRTFRRVLSLPSLIYDDLWTAAKGMYKTEPIIADGGEVIIYAPHITEVSYTHGALIDQVGYHVRDYFLKQWDRFKHVPGGILAHSTHVKGQGAFDAAAGIETPRILVTLATSIPEERCRRINLGYADYRTIDPQEWAGREAEGLLLVEHAGEVLYRGEPLLKSS from the coding sequence ATGGTGCTTGGAACTGGTTCTATCAACGCCACCTTAGCCTCCACGCAGGTGCAGGAGCTGCTGGCGCTGGCGCTGGCGCCGCTGCCGATCGATGGCAAGCGGGTGCTGGTGATCATCCCCGACGGCACGCGCACCGCGCCAATCCCGCTGCTGTTCCGCCTGCTCTACGAACAGATCGGCCGGCGGGTCGCGCGGCTGGACTACCTGATTGCGCTGGGCACGCACGCGCCTATGGGCGAGGACGCGATCGAGAAGCTGGTTGGGGTGAGCGCGGCCGAGCGCGCCGCGCGCTACCCAAACGTCACGGTATTCAACCATCGCTGGGATCAGCCCGAGGCGCTACAAACCATCGGGACGATCGAGCGCGCGGAGGCGGCGCTGCTCACCGGCGGCTTGCTGGCTGACGCAGTGCCGGTGGTGCTCAACCGCCTGATCTTCGAGTACGACCAGCTGATAATCTGCGGGCCGGTGTTTCCGCACGAGGTGGCCGGCTTCTCGGGCGGCGCCAAATACCTATTCCCCGGTATCGCCGGCGCCGAGATCATCAACTTCACCCACTGGCTGGGCGCGCTGGCCACCAGCATGCACACGATTGGCGTGAAAGACACGCCGGTGCGGCGGGTCATCCACCGCGCGGCGGCGTTTGTGCCGCAGCCGCTGCTCTGCATCGCGCTGGTGCTCGCCGGGCCGGCGCTGCACGGCCTGTACATCGGGCCGCACGAGCAAGCCTGGAGCGCGGCCGCCGATCTTTCGGCGCAGCTGAACGTGCTGAGCCTGCCGCGCACCTTTCGGCGCGTTCTGTCGCTGCCGTCGCTGATCTACGACGACCTGTGGACGGCCGCCAAGGGCATGTATAAGACCGAGCCGATTATCGCCGATGGCGGCGAGGTGATCATCTATGCGCCGCATATCACCGAGGTATCCTACACGCACGGCGCCCTGATCGATCAGGTCGGCTACCATGTGCGCGATTATTTCCTGAAGCAGTGGGATCGCTTCAAGCATGTACCGGGCGGCATTCTGGCGCACAGCACCCACGTCAAGGGCCAGGGGGCCTTTGATGCAGCGGCCGGCATCGAAACGCCGCGCATCCTGGTCACGCTGGCCACCAGTATTCCGGAAGAGCGCTGCCGGCGCATCAACCTGGGCTACGCCGACTACCGCACGATCGACCCGCAGGAGTGGGCTGGCCGCGAGGCGGAAGGCCTGCTGCTGGTCGAGCATGCCGGCGAGGTGCTGTATCGCGGCGAGCCACTGCTCAAATCGAGCTGA
- a CDS encoding MFS transporter, protein MSAIPSARVAEMAPSTSARRGRWGSLIAMAVAFVSDNTEGGLVNTLFPVIRQALGLGVDALGILTSISRFARMIFGPLWSMVADRYGRKRVLVIVTGFWGLWTAAAGLAQDFNQLLLLYSIGVLGTVAGEPIANGLLADLFEENERGKAYGAIRSIGTAGGLVLTPVIGQLANVQDGWRYGMYIMGGISLLTGLLIMLFVKEPERRTAIDEADLSQFKLSKIKQLLKTPTVLLLAGMLPFVTSLVLFAFFVTYFVDVRGWKTSDAAILYTVFMAGFTISSFLGGLIGDVFDKRFGPNGRIMLMQMYLVAFAVMSYLALQIDWGTGVGLYVVLFLFGLIGSIGFSGVVLPMVSAVVPPELSATAFALLFSLVQGLLSALLSLALGYLAKSYGLQNVMLWLVTVPYAINAVYWFVFYRFYPKDVAAQQARAAAQVA, encoded by the coding sequence ATGAGCGCAATCCCATCCGCGCGGGTCGCCGAGATGGCCCCCTCAACCTCCGCCCGCCGTGGGCGCTGGGGCTCGCTGATCGCCATGGCCGTCGCCTTTGTGAGCGATAACACCGAGGGTGGCTTGGTCAACACCCTGTTCCCCGTGATCCGCCAGGCGCTCGGCCTGGGCGTCGATGCACTTGGCATCCTCACCAGCATCAGCCGCTTCGCGCGCATGATCTTCGGCCCGCTTTGGTCGATGGTGGCCGATAGGTATGGTCGCAAGCGCGTGCTGGTGATCGTCACCGGCTTCTGGGGGCTCTGGACCGCCGCCGCCGGCCTGGCGCAGGACTTCAACCAACTGCTGCTGCTGTACTCGATCGGCGTGCTCGGCACCGTGGCCGGCGAGCCGATCGCCAATGGCCTGCTGGCCGACCTGTTCGAGGAGAACGAGCGCGGCAAGGCCTATGGCGCGATCCGCTCGATCGGCACCGCCGGCGGCCTGGTGCTCACACCGGTGATCGGCCAGCTGGCGAATGTGCAGGACGGCTGGCGCTACGGCATGTACATTATGGGCGGCATCAGCCTGCTCACTGGCCTGCTGATTATGCTGTTCGTGAAGGAGCCCGAGCGCCGCACTGCGATCGACGAGGCCGACCTGAGCCAGTTCAAGCTCAGCAAGATCAAGCAGCTGCTCAAGACCCCCACGGTGCTGCTGCTGGCCGGCATGCTGCCGTTCGTCACCAGCCTGGTGCTGTTTGCCTTCTTCGTGACCTACTTTGTCGATGTGCGCGGCTGGAAGACCTCGGACGCGGCGATCCTCTACACTGTGTTCATGGCCGGCTTCACGATTAGCTCGTTCCTGGGCGGCCTGATCGGCGACGTGTTCGACAAGCGCTTTGGGCCGAATGGGCGGATTATGCTGATGCAGATGTATCTGGTAGCATTCGCGGTGATGTCGTACCTGGCGCTGCAGATCGACTGGGGAACGGGCGTAGGGCTGTATGTCGTGCTCTTTCTGTTCGGCTTGATCGGCTCGATCGGCTTCTCGGGGGTGGTGCTGCCGATGGTCTCGGCAGTCGTGCCGCCCGAGCTCTCGGCCACGGCGTTTGCCCTGCTGTTCTCGCTGGTGCAGGGCCTGCTCTCGGCGCTGCTGTCGCTGGCGCTGGGCTACCTGGCTAAGTCCTACGGCCTGCAGAACGTGATGCTCTGGCTGGTCACAGTGCCTTATGCCATCAACGCGGTCTACTGGTTCGTGTTCTACCGCTTCTACCCGAAGGATGTGGCGGCCCAGCAGGCCCGCGCGGCCGCGCAAGTGGCGTAG
- the gnd gene encoding decarboxylating 6-phosphogluconate dehydrogenase, whose product MDIGIIGLGRMGAGMAERWLRGGHRVVAYNRSPEPTAALAAKGADPAYTVAELVGKLAAPRAIWIMLPAGDVTERTIQQLIPLLQPGDTIIDGGNTMYKDDIRRAELLQAHGLNYIDQGTSGGVWGLENGFCLMVGGDNGLVKRLEPAFITLAPTDGYVHCGPVGSGHFVKMVHNGVEYGMMQAYAEGFEIMRAKQEFGLNLHAIASAWRYGSVVRSWLLDLTEEALRDDPDLASLKGYVDDSGEGRWTIHAAMELDVPAPVITLSLFERFHSRQPESFAAKVLAAMRRGFGGHAVKQAE is encoded by the coding sequence ATGGATATCGGAATCATCGGGCTGGGGCGCATGGGCGCGGGCATGGCCGAGCGCTGGCTGCGCGGCGGGCACCGCGTGGTGGCCTATAACCGCAGCCCCGAGCCGACCGCCGCGCTGGCGGCCAAGGGCGCCGACCCGGCCTACACCGTCGCCGAGCTGGTGGGCAAGCTCGCCGCCCCGCGCGCGATCTGGATCATGCTGCCCGCTGGCGATGTCACCGAGCGCACCATCCAGCAGCTCATTCCCCTGCTGCAGCCCGGCGACACGATCATCGACGGCGGCAACACCATGTACAAGGACGACATCCGCCGCGCCGAGCTGCTACAGGCGCATGGGCTCAACTACATCGACCAGGGCACCTCGGGCGGGGTGTGGGGCCTCGAGAACGGCTTCTGCCTGATGGTCGGCGGCGACAACGGCCTGGTCAAGCGGCTCGAGCCGGCCTTCATCACGCTGGCGCCCACCGATGGCTACGTGCATTGCGGGCCAGTCGGCAGCGGCCACTTCGTCAAGATGGTGCATAACGGCGTGGAATATGGCATGATGCAGGCCTACGCCGAGGGCTTCGAGATCATGCGCGCCAAGCAGGAGTTCGGCCTGAACCTGCATGCGATTGCGTCGGCCTGGCGCTACGGCAGCGTGGTGCGCTCGTGGCTGCTCGACCTGACCGAAGAGGCGCTGCGCGACGACCCCGACCTGGCGAGCCTGAAGGGCTATGTGGACGATAGCGGCGAGGGGCGCTGGACGATCCACGCGGCGATGGAGCTAGACGTGCCGGCGCCGGTGATCACGCTGTCGCTGTTCGAGCGCTTCCACTCACGCCAGCCCGAGTCGTTCGCGGCCAAGGTGCTGGCGGCCATGCGCCGTGGTTTTGGCGGGCACGCCGTCAAGCAGGCCGAGTAA